The Candidatus Cloacimonadota bacterium genome segment ACAAAAGGTCTGAAACCTACTCCCTGCACTATCCCGTTGATCAATATCCGATACATTTTCACCTCAAGAAAATCGATGTATTTCTTTTAAATGATGGTTTTTAAGTCAAGTGTGAATTATTTAAAACAAAGTGGATCAATAAAATCTAACTATTTAGAGTAAATTTATCAGCGTTCATTAGTAGTAAATTCCTTCAATCGGGTAACAATCTCATCTAATTTTACTGCGACGATCTCCGACAATTTCGGTTCATTAACAGACTTCAGGTTTTTCGGTTTGATCGCTAAAATATAAGATTCTTTTTGGGAACTGATCAGCAATTTCATATACAATTTGATGGGAATTTTATGAAAATGCTTATCAATATCTTCAATTTCATCATAAGAAAGGATTTTCAAATCACCGGATTTTCCCTCAAAATCAGAAACATCTACGAAAATCAGAATTCCTTTATCATTATTATTACAAAGTTCCAGAACTACTTCATCTTTATTATCAAATTCCGTAAAAGAATTTTGGAAGAGAGATTTAACCTTTTTTACAAACTCAATTCCAAAACCATCATCGCTGCGATAAGGATTTCCCATTCCCAGAAATGTTATCTCTTCTTTTTTATATTTGGATAAAATATCCTTCAGAAAATTTTCAAAATTCATTTTTTCTCAATTTTGATTGGACTTGACTCGCAACAAAGCGTGAGTCGAGAACAATCAATTAAAATTATCACAATCCTCGAATCATCAAGATAAATCGGGACGATCTAAGTCTTGCTCAAAATCTTGAACTGTCATTCCGAGAGGAGTCGAGGAATCTCTTATTATCATTGTAAAATCATCTTTCGCCTATGCTTAAGATGACGGGTTTTGACAATTTTACTCCCAAAAAATAAAAAAAACTCGCTCCCTAATCAGGAGCGAGCATTAATCTAATTCATATTTCTTAAATCAACAATTTTCCAAAATTTTCTGAAATAATCTTCAGTGAAATTCGGTGT includes the following:
- a CDS encoding hydrogenase maturation protease; translated protein: MNFENFLKDILSKYKKEEITFLGMGNPYRSDDGFGIEFVKKVKSLFQNSFTEFDNKDEVVLELCNNNDKGILIFVDVSDFEGKSGDLKILSYDEIEDIDKHFHKIPIKLYMKLLISSQKESYILAIKPKNLKSVNEPKLSEIVAVKLDEIVTRLKEFTTNER